A genome region from Microplitis mediator isolate UGA2020A chromosome 4, iyMicMedi2.1, whole genome shotgun sequence includes the following:
- the LOC130666622 gene encoding uncharacterized protein LOC130666622 isoform X2 produces MTSLILENADLNRLFPKCRPRGGHPPQSGAGSHHQTTGQQPHDRRSSVSTCKKLEPVTTPSSLSSSSSTSVVTGGSGSGFPYIDMIDLEHDNNTDRCRKRATSRRKKSGSLSRRTASIMPGFEAQIQSQSHQQQQQQQILTSHQQHGMMTTTKPVSSSSSSSASGRSEDAPNYGSLGGSDHQGQSQQDDSGPEEGPVYILTSAKGDRSYKLRDSRIIEIAGGREVFSQSRGKVAARKPRFLTSSKSVPNDESTGDKLTVKKNSKSPNRQSVWELRSRCGEARRQRANREITETVFSSEVHSVRRNPTKSIIDYDSPKAARSNRIINYDSVLNSNNVEYSVGKSITDIDCGLPKNCIDYQSNHTTPARSMAIVSDGEVVVFDDIDDNWQGLRLDLGTTNNTTTNSQINTTSYLNSDQDDVQQQQQQQRSSRIPPEPPGSSVGSSPSPTSMYPRNTSDFFKVITPASDCEVNSPSPERNHKVARVIGELPIAQYSGSPRRYGVRENSRLPNILSSPSIYMTPRPGFPQRILPTTPNQKEKETDYLTAKEEPVVEVLVDTTTSPTPEKSNSNLIVTSHSVEEISTSQDLVSQSNESKTQQEEEEEEEEDFLKPSFLSSDNLSSLVAPGGSTFDYLYEFSETRKVLEEFFKCPAPTEEKENNGESFPFQDLDYELRRQGGNSYVGQRLASGLPNTEEVMVHESPKKQRADFPPSIEHENNFLDLSVGTGSSEDLGETEVGLQVGHSRNFTLSPETTDCDSNCGDLDSEMSLMMMDNELLPASGLLGSVGDLGNNSDSLRIYTSMPVLEDGLSSGHASDTDNNNPTVMLMKRQINEIEKEIIQRTRNDMLGTDIDNEKDVSLNVTKDILQTLKATSPDLFIAQKENSYETNELNLDGLDPLGTPPPPAPQGRQSINLEIGGEVEAAIKDIRMALQKTKTLPVKSPSEEPPEPSVSPIWIPRRRICTESNSEDSEARRVEDENEVEVEEVVDEEEADTDLETDRLLGQQRTDDQGFYDDKGWRKPKTRTMLPPMSTKVVTPKQTPPKTLSVAPLETLTPPEPLPSTSSSISPPPIVTVIQSPTSEREATSPTTQTSPSPQKISPVKNSPSPTQSLKESNGKAKKEKEGKKKSRNKEGLLDDPSVLIEGVLFRARYLGSTQLVCEGQPTKSTRMCQAEEAVSRIKAPDGETQPSAEVDLFISTEKIMVLNTDLKEIMMDHALRTISYIADIGDLVVLMARRRFVPHEMEEAPKINRTPKMICHVFESEEAQFIAQSIGQAFQVAYMEFLKANGIEDHSFVKEMDYQEVLNSQEIFGDELQMFAKKEMQKEVVVPKAKGEILGVVIVESGWGSMLPTVVIANLAPAGAAARCGQLNIGDQIIAINGVSLVGLPLSTCQTYIKNSKNQTVVKLTVVPCAPVVEVKIKRPDTKYQLGFSVQNGVICSLLRGGIAERGGVRVGHRIIEINNQSVVAVPHEKIVNLLATSVGEILMKTMPTSMFRLLTGQESPVYI; encoded by the exons ATGACAAGTCTGATATTAGAGAACGCAGATTTAAACCGACTATTTCCGAAATGCCGGCCTAGGGGCGGCCATCCCCCGCAGTCGGGGGCAGGATCGCATCATCAGACGACGGGCCAGCAGCCGCATGACCGTCGTAGCAGTGTTTCAACGTGTAAGAAGCTGGAGCCGGTCACTACACCGTCGTCGTTGTCCTCGTCGTCGTCGACGAGCGTCGTAACAGGAGGATCAGGAAGTGGGTTTCCTTATATCGACATGATTGACCTGGAGCACGACAACAACACCGACAG GTGTAGAAAACGAGCGACGAGTCGCAGGAAAAAATCAGGTTCGCTGTCCCGTAGGACGGCAAGCATAATGCCGGGATTCGAGGCCCAGATCCAGTCCCAGTCCCAccagcagcaacaacagcagcagatATTGACGTCGCATCAGCAGCACGGAATGATGACAACCACCAAGCCAGTGTCTTCCAGCTCATCGTCCTCAGCATCAGGACGCAGTGAAGATGCGCCGAACTACGGGAGTCTCGGTGGTAGTGATCATCAGGGACAGTCACAGCAGGATGACAGCGGCCCTGAAGAAGGCcctgtttatattttaacttcCGCCAAAGGCGACAGAAGTTACAAGTTACGGGATTCCCG GATTATTGAGATAGCTGGTGGAAGAGAAGTATTCTCACAAAGCAGAGGTAAAGTTGCTGCCAGGAAGCCTCGTTTCCTTACCTCTTCAAAGTCCGTGCCTAATGACGAGTCCACCGGAGACAAGTTGACagtaaagaaaaatagtaaatcACCCAATCGACAGAGTGTCTGGGAATTAAGAAGCAG ATGTGGAGAAGCGAGGCGACAGCGAGCAAATCGTGAAATAACCGAAACAGTATTTTCATCCGAGGTCCATTCAGTTCGTCGTAATCcaacaaaatcaataattgatTATGACTCACCAAAGGCTGCACGTAGTAatcgtattataaattatgattCGGTATTAAATAGCAATAATGTAGAGTATTCGGTGGGGAAAAGTATAACAGACATTGATTGTGGATTACCAAAGAATTGTATTGACTATCAATCAAACCACACGACACCGGCAAGAAGTATGGCTATTGTCAGTGACGGTGAGGTCGTTGTCTTTGATGACATCGATGACAATTGGCAGGGACTTAGATTGGATCTTGGTACAACAAACAATACCACCACAAACTCCCAAATTAATACTACGAGTTATTTGAATTCTGATCAAGATGACgtacagcagcagcagcagcagcaacgtAGCAGTAGAATTCCTCCGGAACCGCCTGGCTCAAGTGTCGGTAGTTCTCCGAGTCCTACGTCAATGTATCCGAGAAATACATCCGACTTTTTCAAG GTGATTACACCCGCGAGTGACTGCGAAGTTAATTCACCATCACCAGAACGAAATCACAAAGTCGCAAGGGTCATTGGAGAATTACCAATAGCTCAATATTCTGGTAGTCCACGTCGTTATGGTGTACGTGAAAATTCACGATTACCAAATATATTGTCATCACCCTCGATATACATGACACCAAGACCTGGATTTCCACAAAGAATTTTACCAACGACGCCAAACCAAAAAGAAAAGGAGACTGATTATTTGACGGCGAAAGAGGAACCTGTTGTTGAAGTGTTAGTTGATACGACGACAAGCCCAACACCTGAGAAAAGCAACAGCAATCTTATAGTAACTTCACACTCGGTTGAAGAAATATCCACATCGCAGGATCTTGTGTCACAATCAAATGAGTCTAAAACACAACAGGAAGAGGAGGAGGAGGAGGAAGAAGATTTTCTCAAGCCGTCTTTTCTCAGTAGTGATAATTTATCGAGTCTCGTTGCACCCGGTGGCAGTACTTTCGACTATTTGTATGAATTTTCTGAGACAAGAAAAGTATTGgaggaatttttcaaatgccCTGCGCCTACTGAGGAAAAGGAAAACAACGGCGAGTCGTTTCCGTTTCAG gATTTGGACTACGAGTTACGACGACAAGGCGGAAACTCATATGTTGGTCAGCGCCTAGCCAGCGGTTTGCCAAATACCGAAGAAGTTATGGTACATGAATCACCAAAGAAACAGCGGGCGGACTTTCCCCCTTCT ATCGAGCATGAGAATAATTTCCTCGATTTATCCGTGGGCACTGGGAGCAGTGAAGATCTCGGTGAAACTGAAGTAGGCCTACAGGTCGGGCATTCACGTAATTTTACCCTCAGTCCGGAAACGACAGACTGCGACAGTAATTGCGGTGATCTTGATAGTGAAATGTCACTAATGATGATGGACAATGAACTATTACCGGCAAGCGGACTTCTCGGGTCTGTTGGTGATCTTGGTAACAATTCAGACTCACTGAGAATATACACGAGCATGCCGGTACTCGAGGACGGTCTGTCGAGTGGTCACGCGAGCGATACTGACAACAATAATCCCACGGTGATGTTAATGAAACGTCAGATAAATGAAATAGAAAAGGAAATAATACAGAGGACGAGAAACGATATGCTCGGCACTGATATTGATAATGAAAAAGACGTCAGCTTAAATGTTACGAAAGACATTCTTCAGACGTTGAAAGCAACCTCGCCGGATTTATTTATAGCGCAGAAAGAAAATTCTTACGAGACGAATGAGTTGAATTTAGACGGGTTAGATCCATTAGGCACTCCACCACCTCCCGCGCCCCAAGGCAGACAAAGTATAAACTTGGAAATCGGCGGTGAAGTTGAGGCAGCAATAAAAGATATACGAATGGCTCTGCAGAAAACAAAAACGTTGCCAGTTAAGTCACCGTCGGAAGAGCCACCCGAGCCGAGCGTCAGTCCCATTTGGATACCCAG GCGGAGGATCTGCACCGAGAGCAACAGCGAGGACTCAGAAGCGCGCCGAGTCGAGGATGAGAATGAAGTCGAGGTAGAGGAAGTCGTCGACGAGGAGGAAGCCGACACCGACTTGGAGACCGATCGGCTCCTCGGCCAACAGAGAACTGACGACCAGGGGTTCTACGATGACAAG GGGTGGCGGAAGCCTAAAACTAGGACAATGCTACCACCAATGAGTACCAAAGTCGTAACACCAAAGCAAACCCCACCGAAAACATTGAGTGTAGCTCCACTAGAAACGCTAACGCCACCCGAGCCCCTGCCCTCAACGTCGTCATCCATATCCCCGCCTCCTATTGTCACTGTAATACAGTCGCCGACGTCTGAACGTGAGGCGACATCGCCCACTACTCAAACCTCACCGAGTCCCCAGAAGATCTCCCCGGTTAAAAATTCTCCCTCGCCCACTCAAAGCCTCAAGGAGTCCAACGGCAAGGCGAAAAAG gaAAAAGAGGGAAAGAAGAAAAGCCGTAATAAAGAAG GATTACTGGATGATCCATCAGTGCTTATTGAGGGTGTACTGTTTCGTGCGCGATATCTCGGATCAACGCAACTTGTTTGCGAGGGCCAACCGACTAAATCCACGAGGATGTGTCAAGCAGAAGAAGCCGTATCTAGGATAAAG gcGCCAGATGGTGAAACCCAACCCAGCGCGGAGGTGGATCTTTTTATATCGacagaaaaaataatggtaTTAAACACAGATCTAAAAGAGATAATGATGGACCATGCACTGAGAACAATATCATATATCGCGGACATCGGTGATCTTGTGGTGCTGATGGCGCGAAGGCGTTTTGTACCTCACGAAATGGAAGAGGCTCCAAAGATAAACAGAACACCAAAGATGATTTGCCACGTATTTGAAAGCGAAGAAGCTCAATTTATAGCCCAGAGTATCGGTCAAGCGTTTCAAGTTGCTTATATGGAGTTTCTCAAAGCCAATGGCATCGAGGACCACAGCTTCGTCAAGGAAATGGACTACCAGGAGGTACTCAACTCCCAGGAGATATTCGGCGATGAGTTGCAGATGTTTGCTAAGAAAGAAATGCAGAAGGAG gtGGTGGTACCAAAGGCTAAAGGGGAAATTCTAGGTGTGGTGATTGTTGAGTCTGGCTGGGGCTCGATGCTACCGACAGTAGTGATAGCAAATCTTGCGCCAGCCGGTGCGGCGGCACGTTGCGGTCAGCTCAACATCGGTGATCAGATAATCGCTATTAATGGAGTATCACTTGTAGGATTACCATTATCAACGTGCCAGacttacattaaaaattctaaaaatcaGACAGTAGTTAAGCTTACGGTTGTGCCATGCGCTCCAGTAGTTGAAGTGAAGATTAAGAGGCCGGATACTAAGTATCAACTAGGATTTAGTGTACAAAATGGTGTAATATGTAGTTTACTGAGGGGTGGAATTGCCGAGAGAGGTGGCGTGCGTGTGGGCCACAGAATAATTGAGATTAACAATCAGAGTGTTGTTGCTGTGCCACATGAGAAAATCGTTAATCTCTTGGCTACGTCTGTTGGGGAG aTACTCATGAAGACGATGCCCACATCTATGTTTAGACTATTGACCGGCCAGGAGTCTCCGGTGTACATATAA
- the LOC130666622 gene encoding uncharacterized protein LOC130666622 isoform X5 codes for MTSLILENADLNRLFPKCRPRGGHPPQSGAGSHHQTTGQQPHDRRSSVSTCKKLEPVTTPSSLSSSSSTSVVTGGSGSGFPYIDMIDLEHDNNTDRCRKRATSRRKKSGSLSRRTASIMPGFEAQIQSQSHQQQQQQQILTSHQQHGMMTTTKPVSSSSSSSASGRSEDAPNYGSLGGSDHQGQSQQDDSGPEEGPVYILTSAKGDRSYKLRDSRIIEIAGGREVFSQSRGKVAARKPRFLTSSKSVPNDESTGDKLTVKKNSKSPNRQSVWELRSRCGEARRQRANREITETVFSSEVHSVRRNPTKSIIDYDSPKAARSNRIINYDSVLNSNNVEYSVGKSITDIDCGLPKNCIDYQSNHTTPARSMAIVSDGEVVVFDDIDDNWQGLRLDLGTTNNTTTNSQINTTSYLNSDQDDVQQQQQQQRSSRIPPEPPGSSVGSSPSPTSMYPRNTSDFFKVITPASDCEVNSPSPERNHKVARVIGELPIAQYSGSPRRYGVRENSRLPNILSSPSIYMTPRPGFPQRILPTTPNQKEKETDYLTAKEEPVVEVLVDTTTSPTPEKSNSNLIVTSHSVEEISTSQDLVSQSNESKTQQEEEEEEEEDFLKPSFLSSDNLSSLVAPGGSTFDYLYEFSETRKVLEEFFKCPAPTEEKENNGESFPFQDLDYELRRQGGNSYVGQRLASGLPNTEEVMVHESPKKQRADFPPSIEHENNFLDLSVGTGSSEDLGETEVGLQVGHSRNFTLSPETTDCDSNCGDLDSEMSLMMMDNELLPASGLLGSVGDLGNNSDSLRIYTSMPVLEDGLSSGHASDTDNNNPTVMLMKRQINEIEKEIIQRTRNDMLGTDIDNEKDVSLNVTKDILQTLKATSPDLFIAQKENSYETNELNLDGLDPLGTPPPPAPQGRQSINLEIGGEVEAAIKDIRMALQKTKTLPVKSPSEEPPEPSVSPIWIPSMLDGRRRICTESNSEDSEARRVEDENEVEVEEVVDEEEADTDLETDRLLGQQRTDDQGFYDDKEKEGKKKSRNKEGLLDDPSVLIEGVLFRARYLGSTQLVCEGQPTKSTRMCQAEEAVSRIKAPDGETQPSAEVDLFISTEKIMVLNTDLKEIMMDHALRTISYIADIGDLVVLMARRRFVPHEMEEAPKINRTPKMICHVFESEEAQFIAQSIGQAFQVAYMEFLKANGIEDHSFVKEMDYQEVLNSQEIFGDELQMFAKKEMQKEVVVPKAKGEILGVVIVESGWGSMLPTVVIANLAPAGAAARCGQLNIGDQIIAINGVSLVGLPLSTCQTYIKNSKNQTVVKLTVVPCAPVVEVKIKRPDTKYQLGFSVQNGVICSLLRGGIAERGGVRVGHRIIEINNQSVVAVPHEKIVNLLATSVGEILMKTMPTSMFRLLTGQESPVYI; via the exons ATGACAAGTCTGATATTAGAGAACGCAGATTTAAACCGACTATTTCCGAAATGCCGGCCTAGGGGCGGCCATCCCCCGCAGTCGGGGGCAGGATCGCATCATCAGACGACGGGCCAGCAGCCGCATGACCGTCGTAGCAGTGTTTCAACGTGTAAGAAGCTGGAGCCGGTCACTACACCGTCGTCGTTGTCCTCGTCGTCGTCGACGAGCGTCGTAACAGGAGGATCAGGAAGTGGGTTTCCTTATATCGACATGATTGACCTGGAGCACGACAACAACACCGACAG GTGTAGAAAACGAGCGACGAGTCGCAGGAAAAAATCAGGTTCGCTGTCCCGTAGGACGGCAAGCATAATGCCGGGATTCGAGGCCCAGATCCAGTCCCAGTCCCAccagcagcaacaacagcagcagatATTGACGTCGCATCAGCAGCACGGAATGATGACAACCACCAAGCCAGTGTCTTCCAGCTCATCGTCCTCAGCATCAGGACGCAGTGAAGATGCGCCGAACTACGGGAGTCTCGGTGGTAGTGATCATCAGGGACAGTCACAGCAGGATGACAGCGGCCCTGAAGAAGGCcctgtttatattttaacttcCGCCAAAGGCGACAGAAGTTACAAGTTACGGGATTCCCG GATTATTGAGATAGCTGGTGGAAGAGAAGTATTCTCACAAAGCAGAGGTAAAGTTGCTGCCAGGAAGCCTCGTTTCCTTACCTCTTCAAAGTCCGTGCCTAATGACGAGTCCACCGGAGACAAGTTGACagtaaagaaaaatagtaaatcACCCAATCGACAGAGTGTCTGGGAATTAAGAAGCAG ATGTGGAGAAGCGAGGCGACAGCGAGCAAATCGTGAAATAACCGAAACAGTATTTTCATCCGAGGTCCATTCAGTTCGTCGTAATCcaacaaaatcaataattgatTATGACTCACCAAAGGCTGCACGTAGTAatcgtattataaattatgattCGGTATTAAATAGCAATAATGTAGAGTATTCGGTGGGGAAAAGTATAACAGACATTGATTGTGGATTACCAAAGAATTGTATTGACTATCAATCAAACCACACGACACCGGCAAGAAGTATGGCTATTGTCAGTGACGGTGAGGTCGTTGTCTTTGATGACATCGATGACAATTGGCAGGGACTTAGATTGGATCTTGGTACAACAAACAATACCACCACAAACTCCCAAATTAATACTACGAGTTATTTGAATTCTGATCAAGATGACgtacagcagcagcagcagcagcaacgtAGCAGTAGAATTCCTCCGGAACCGCCTGGCTCAAGTGTCGGTAGTTCTCCGAGTCCTACGTCAATGTATCCGAGAAATACATCCGACTTTTTCAAG GTGATTACACCCGCGAGTGACTGCGAAGTTAATTCACCATCACCAGAACGAAATCACAAAGTCGCAAGGGTCATTGGAGAATTACCAATAGCTCAATATTCTGGTAGTCCACGTCGTTATGGTGTACGTGAAAATTCACGATTACCAAATATATTGTCATCACCCTCGATATACATGACACCAAGACCTGGATTTCCACAAAGAATTTTACCAACGACGCCAAACCAAAAAGAAAAGGAGACTGATTATTTGACGGCGAAAGAGGAACCTGTTGTTGAAGTGTTAGTTGATACGACGACAAGCCCAACACCTGAGAAAAGCAACAGCAATCTTATAGTAACTTCACACTCGGTTGAAGAAATATCCACATCGCAGGATCTTGTGTCACAATCAAATGAGTCTAAAACACAACAGGAAGAGGAGGAGGAGGAGGAAGAAGATTTTCTCAAGCCGTCTTTTCTCAGTAGTGATAATTTATCGAGTCTCGTTGCACCCGGTGGCAGTACTTTCGACTATTTGTATGAATTTTCTGAGACAAGAAAAGTATTGgaggaatttttcaaatgccCTGCGCCTACTGAGGAAAAGGAAAACAACGGCGAGTCGTTTCCGTTTCAG gATTTGGACTACGAGTTACGACGACAAGGCGGAAACTCATATGTTGGTCAGCGCCTAGCCAGCGGTTTGCCAAATACCGAAGAAGTTATGGTACATGAATCACCAAAGAAACAGCGGGCGGACTTTCCCCCTTCT ATCGAGCATGAGAATAATTTCCTCGATTTATCCGTGGGCACTGGGAGCAGTGAAGATCTCGGTGAAACTGAAGTAGGCCTACAGGTCGGGCATTCACGTAATTTTACCCTCAGTCCGGAAACGACAGACTGCGACAGTAATTGCGGTGATCTTGATAGTGAAATGTCACTAATGATGATGGACAATGAACTATTACCGGCAAGCGGACTTCTCGGGTCTGTTGGTGATCTTGGTAACAATTCAGACTCACTGAGAATATACACGAGCATGCCGGTACTCGAGGACGGTCTGTCGAGTGGTCACGCGAGCGATACTGACAACAATAATCCCACGGTGATGTTAATGAAACGTCAGATAAATGAAATAGAAAAGGAAATAATACAGAGGACGAGAAACGATATGCTCGGCACTGATATTGATAATGAAAAAGACGTCAGCTTAAATGTTACGAAAGACATTCTTCAGACGTTGAAAGCAACCTCGCCGGATTTATTTATAGCGCAGAAAGAAAATTCTTACGAGACGAATGAGTTGAATTTAGACGGGTTAGATCCATTAGGCACTCCACCACCTCCCGCGCCCCAAGGCAGACAAAGTATAAACTTGGAAATCGGCGGTGAAGTTGAGGCAGCAATAAAAGATATACGAATGGCTCTGCAGAAAACAAAAACGTTGCCAGTTAAGTCACCGTCGGAAGAGCCACCCGAGCCGAGCGTCAGTCCCATTTGGATACCCAG TATGTTGGATGGTAGGCGGAGGATCTGCACCGAGAGCAACAGCGAGGACTCAGAAGCGCGCCGAGTCGAGGATGAGAATGAAGTCGAGGTAGAGGAAGTCGTCGACGAGGAGGAAGCCGACACCGACTTGGAGACCGATCGGCTCCTCGGCCAACAGAGAACTGACGACCAGGGGTTCTACGATGACAAG gaAAAAGAGGGAAAGAAGAAAAGCCGTAATAAAGAAG GATTACTGGATGATCCATCAGTGCTTATTGAGGGTGTACTGTTTCGTGCGCGATATCTCGGATCAACGCAACTTGTTTGCGAGGGCCAACCGACTAAATCCACGAGGATGTGTCAAGCAGAAGAAGCCGTATCTAGGATAAAG gcGCCAGATGGTGAAACCCAACCCAGCGCGGAGGTGGATCTTTTTATATCGacagaaaaaataatggtaTTAAACACAGATCTAAAAGAGATAATGATGGACCATGCACTGAGAACAATATCATATATCGCGGACATCGGTGATCTTGTGGTGCTGATGGCGCGAAGGCGTTTTGTACCTCACGAAATGGAAGAGGCTCCAAAGATAAACAGAACACCAAAGATGATTTGCCACGTATTTGAAAGCGAAGAAGCTCAATTTATAGCCCAGAGTATCGGTCAAGCGTTTCAAGTTGCTTATATGGAGTTTCTCAAAGCCAATGGCATCGAGGACCACAGCTTCGTCAAGGAAATGGACTACCAGGAGGTACTCAACTCCCAGGAGATATTCGGCGATGAGTTGCAGATGTTTGCTAAGAAAGAAATGCAGAAGGAG gtGGTGGTACCAAAGGCTAAAGGGGAAATTCTAGGTGTGGTGATTGTTGAGTCTGGCTGGGGCTCGATGCTACCGACAGTAGTGATAGCAAATCTTGCGCCAGCCGGTGCGGCGGCACGTTGCGGTCAGCTCAACATCGGTGATCAGATAATCGCTATTAATGGAGTATCACTTGTAGGATTACCATTATCAACGTGCCAGacttacattaaaaattctaaaaatcaGACAGTAGTTAAGCTTACGGTTGTGCCATGCGCTCCAGTAGTTGAAGTGAAGATTAAGAGGCCGGATACTAAGTATCAACTAGGATTTAGTGTACAAAATGGTGTAATATGTAGTTTACTGAGGGGTGGAATTGCCGAGAGAGGTGGCGTGCGTGTGGGCCACAGAATAATTGAGATTAACAATCAGAGTGTTGTTGCTGTGCCACATGAGAAAATCGTTAATCTCTTGGCTACGTCTGTTGGGGAG aTACTCATGAAGACGATGCCCACATCTATGTTTAGACTATTGACCGGCCAGGAGTCTCCGGTGTACATATAA